A genomic window from Pseudomonadota bacterium includes:
- a CDS encoding protein kinase has product MFPPDRPDASQLGAIIGGRYRLTRLLGSGGMGEVYAAEHLHITKRVAIKLLHPEIRDSPEALSRFKQEAQSASSIGHEAIIRIDDFFELDDGRVCLCMEYLEGQSLNQLFHGLPPLDPARGVDVLCQVCAGLAAAHAKGIVHRDMKPENVFVTTRPDGGDQVKILDFGIAKVLNSDGSSLTKTGTVFGTPNYMSPEQALGHRVDARADVYSLGVMLFELYTGDVPFKAESFMGVLSQHITKLPPVPSSVTPGHPVPGPIEAIILQALAKEPADRFQSIEALAQALEPFRSALAPRRAALLAPEDRSTRIGLASATPVAPAQPPAVPSTASQSPRAAVPPTVRARPPAAVPGTAPAPGTAPAPAPAVSIEPTALPERRGPRLLATVLTLGLVVALAITGVRYLLRPVATAVRATSLQRAEPTRANPTSTTAPPPTPTPEPAARATEAQAAAPGASPGRPKEGLSGRPLAAVRTTRLPSRAVWATTGGGVMPTDGPMAAPDEALADAPTEMPDATASAAARDSHPGGDDGATETGASAKPPTASRTSARTSTTARAAFSVRVVSVPDDAAVLRDGRRLIERTPLTIELRPAERTTLTLAKGGWLDHTINLVGQAEAQTVRVSLRRRVWGAAPSAPAGTPAGSEEGASVGGASTTGP; this is encoded by the coding sequence CAGCGGCGGCATGGGCGAGGTCTACGCCGCCGAGCACCTCCACATCACCAAGCGTGTGGCGATCAAGCTGCTGCATCCGGAGATCCGCGATAGCCCCGAGGCTCTCTCGCGCTTCAAGCAGGAGGCCCAGTCGGCCTCGAGCATCGGCCACGAGGCGATCATCCGCATCGACGACTTCTTCGAGCTCGACGACGGTCGGGTCTGCCTTTGCATGGAGTACCTGGAGGGGCAGAGCCTCAACCAGCTCTTTCATGGCCTACCGCCGCTCGACCCGGCGCGCGGCGTCGACGTGCTCTGCCAGGTCTGCGCCGGCCTGGCTGCGGCCCATGCCAAGGGGATCGTCCATCGCGACATGAAGCCGGAGAATGTCTTCGTGACGACGCGGCCCGATGGCGGCGATCAGGTCAAGATCCTCGACTTCGGCATCGCCAAGGTGCTGAACAGCGACGGCAGCAGCCTGACCAAGACGGGCACGGTCTTCGGCACGCCGAATTACATGTCGCCCGAGCAGGCCCTCGGTCACCGGGTCGACGCGCGTGCGGACGTCTACTCGCTCGGCGTGATGCTCTTCGAGCTCTACACCGGTGACGTGCCCTTCAAGGCCGAGTCGTTCATGGGCGTGCTCTCCCAGCACATCACGAAGCTTCCACCGGTGCCGAGCAGCGTCACGCCGGGCCACCCAGTCCCCGGGCCGATCGAGGCGATCATCCTGCAGGCGCTGGCCAAGGAGCCGGCCGACCGCTTCCAGTCGATAGAAGCCCTGGCGCAGGCCCTCGAGCCCTTTCGCAGCGCGCTCGCCCCCCGACGAGCGGCGTTGCTGGCGCCCGAAGATCGGTCCACGAGAATTGGCCTCGCGTCGGCCACGCCCGTCGCCCCTGCGCAGCCGCCAGCAGTGCCTTCGACCGCGAGCCAGAGCCCCCGAGCCGCGGTGCCCCCGACGGTGCGCGCGCGACCCCCGGCCGCCGTGCCTGGGACCGCGCCCGCCCCTGGGACCGCGCCCGCGCCCGCACCCGCAGTTTCAATTGAGCCGACGGCCCTACCCGAGCGCAGGGGGCCACGCCTGCTCGCCACGGTCCTCACGCTTGGCTTGGTGGTGGCGCTCGCGATCACGGGTGTGCGGTACCTGTTGCGACCGGTCGCAACGGCCGTGCGCGCCACCTCGCTCCAGCGCGCCGAGCCCACGCGCGCCAACCCGACCTCCACCACCGCGCCCCCACCAACGCCCACACCCGAGCCAGCCGCGCGCGCGACCGAGGCCCAGGCCGCCGCGCCAGGCGCGAGCCCCGGGCGACCGAAAGAAGGGCTCTCGGGTCGTCCTCTCGCGGCCGTGCGCACGACGCGACTACCCTCGCGCGCGGTCTGGGCCACGACCGGCGGAGGCGTAATGCCGACCGACGGGCCCATGGCGGCGCCGGATGAGGCTCTTGCCGACGCGCCCACCGAGATGCCGGACGCGACCGCCAGCGCGGCGGCGCGGGACTCCCACCCCGGTGGCGATGACGGCGCTACCGAAACCGGTGCCAGCGCGAAGCCGCCCACCGCCTCGAGGACCTCGGCCCGCACCTCCACCACGGCTCGCGCGGCGTTCTCTGTCCGGGTTGTCTCGGTCCCCGACGATGCGGCGGTGCTGCGCGACGGCCGCCGCCTGATCGAGCGCACACCGCTGACGATCGAGCTACGTCCCGCTGAGCGCACGACGCTGACGCTGGCCAAGGGCGGCTGGCTCGACCACACCATCAACCTGGTCGGCCAGGCCGAGGCGCAAACCGTCCGCGTGAGCCTTCGGCGGCGCGTCTGGGGCGCGGCGCCGAGCGCGCCCGCTGGCACCCCCGCTGGCAGCGAGGAAGGCGCGAGCGTCGGCGGCGCCTCCACCACCGGCCCGTGA
- a CDS encoding aminotransferase class I/II-fold pyridoxal phosphate-dependent enzyme encodes MFDELIRVARRTEHIHYAVRDIVVLAQQAQRAGKELLYLNIGDPGLFDFPTPPHIIEAICRALRDHLTSYAPSEGVPAAIAAIREDAEQRCGIRAIQDIFVGNGCSECIEVALAALVDEGDGVLLPQPGYPLYNAVLAKLGAVEQHYYLDEARGWQPNVAELARAIDARTRAIVLINPNNPTGSVCDRATLEGILELAAEHKLVVLADEIYDRLVLEGQHVSLASLREDVPVVTFMGLSKIYMGPGLRLGWAVVSGPQRVLAPYIDAMHKFLRARLSASHPVQHAVAPALRGDHSHLPATLLKLRARRALTLQLLNSTPGIHCVAPAAAFYAFPRLIDETDDAGWVADLVRETGVVVVHGSGFGQRPGSAHFRVVYLPQEPTLRRALGNIADFSARRRERPARVEGERLGPR; translated from the coding sequence ATGTTCGACGAATTGATTCGCGTGGCGCGGCGCACCGAGCATATTCACTACGCTGTACGTGACATCGTCGTGCTGGCCCAGCAGGCCCAACGCGCCGGCAAGGAGCTGCTCTACCTCAACATCGGCGATCCGGGGCTCTTCGACTTTCCGACACCGCCGCACATCATCGAGGCGATCTGCCGCGCCCTGCGCGACCATCTAACCTCGTACGCACCCTCGGAGGGTGTGCCGGCGGCGATCGCCGCCATTCGCGAGGACGCCGAGCAGCGCTGTGGCATCCGGGCGATCCAGGACATCTTCGTCGGCAACGGCTGCAGCGAGTGCATCGAGGTCGCGCTCGCGGCCCTGGTCGACGAGGGCGACGGGGTCTTGCTGCCTCAGCCGGGCTACCCGCTCTACAACGCCGTGCTCGCCAAGCTCGGCGCCGTCGAGCAGCACTACTACCTCGACGAAGCGCGCGGCTGGCAGCCGAACGTCGCCGAGCTGGCCCGCGCCATCGACGCGCGCACCCGCGCGATCGTGCTGATCAACCCCAACAACCCGACCGGCTCCGTCTGCGACCGCGCGACCCTGGAGGGGATCCTCGAGCTTGCCGCCGAGCACAAGCTGGTCGTCCTCGCCGACGAGATCTACGACCGGCTGGTGCTCGAAGGCCAGCACGTCTCGCTGGCCTCACTGCGCGAGGACGTGCCGGTGGTGACGTTCATGGGGCTGTCCAAGATCTACATGGGGCCCGGACTGCGGCTCGGCTGGGCGGTCGTCAGCGGCCCGCAGCGGGTACTCGCGCCCTACATCGACGCCATGCATAAGTTCCTGCGCGCGCGGCTGTCGGCGAGCCACCCGGTGCAGCACGCCGTAGCACCGGCGCTGCGGGGCGATCACTCGCACCTGCCCGCGACGCTGCTCAAGCTGCGGGCGCGGCGCGCGCTGACGCTGCAGCTGCTCAACAGCACGCCGGGGATCCACTGCGTGGCCCCGGCAGCCGCGTTCTACGCCTTCCCGCGGCTGATCGACGAGACCGACGACGCCGGCTGGGTCGCAGACCTCGTGCGTGAGACGGGCGTTGTCGTGGTCCACGGCTCGGGCTTCGGCCAGCGCCCCGGCAGCGCACACTTCCGTGTGGTCTACCTGCCCCAGGAGCCGACGCTGCGCCGGGCGCTCGGGAATATCGCGGACTTCTCCGCCCGGCGGCGGGAGCGCCCCGCGCGGGTCGAAGGCGAGCGGCTCGGCCCGCGATAG
- a CDS encoding LPP20 family lipoprotein, whose protein sequence is MKSMRRGGATGVLWAALLVGCGPPAMRGFSAAGPTGPQGQPVWIDGAAAARYPAAQYLTGVGHGSDRMSCENDARAALAKIFAAHVEQVSSAAESHFSRVNELGRVRVEALGVQQLTRVSTDFVLKGTRLVEVWEGGPQRFHCLAVLDRLVAGRGLRDELDRMDVASAALVREGDAAPNATARFFAYKRAMELLQRRDGLNAELRIVSAGGVGKPPLHGWEDLVAKLTGTRAKLKVGLKLSGRDAARLQTCLAEQLAQRDVQVLEETSDLDLMVHGELAWHWAGYVNGSYLVQVSVDLRVTDLDSGRTMAAFAERLKTGRPRRDNALQTAANKLCFKVAPLLADRLHQALGR, encoded by the coding sequence ATGAAGAGTATGAGGCGAGGAGGCGCGACCGGAGTCCTGTGGGCGGCGCTGCTGGTGGGCTGCGGGCCGCCAGCGATGCGGGGCTTCTCGGCTGCCGGGCCCACTGGGCCGCAGGGCCAGCCGGTGTGGATCGATGGCGCCGCGGCAGCGCGCTATCCCGCGGCGCAGTACCTGACGGGTGTCGGTCATGGCAGCGATCGAATGAGCTGCGAAAACGACGCCCGCGCCGCCCTGGCGAAGATCTTCGCCGCCCACGTCGAGCAGGTCTCCAGCGCCGCGGAGAGCCACTTCTCGCGGGTCAACGAGCTCGGGCGCGTGCGCGTCGAGGCGCTCGGCGTGCAGCAGCTCACGCGCGTCTCCACTGATTTCGTGCTCAAGGGGACGCGCTTGGTCGAGGTCTGGGAGGGCGGGCCGCAGCGCTTCCATTGCCTCGCCGTGCTCGACCGGCTGGTCGCCGGGCGCGGGCTGCGCGACGAGCTCGATCGGATGGACGTGGCGAGCGCCGCGCTGGTGCGGGAGGGCGATGCCGCGCCCAACGCGACGGCGCGCTTCTTCGCCTACAAGCGGGCGATGGAGCTGCTGCAGCGGCGCGACGGCCTGAACGCCGAGCTGCGCATCGTCAGCGCGGGCGGCGTCGGCAAGCCGCCGCTACACGGCTGGGAGGACCTCGTCGCCAAGCTGACGGGCACGCGGGCCAAGCTCAAGGTCGGGCTCAAGCTCAGCGGACGCGACGCGGCGCGCCTCCAGACCTGTCTGGCCGAGCAGCTCGCGCAGCGGGACGTGCAGGTGCTCGAGGAGACGAGCGACCTGGACCTGATGGTGCATGGCGAGCTGGCCTGGCATTGGGCGGGCTACGTCAACGGCTCCTATTTGGTCCAGGTCAGCGTCGATCTGCGCGTGACCGATCTCGACAGCGGACGCACGATGGCGGCCTTCGCCGAGCGCCTCAAGACCGGCCGTCCACGGCGTGACAATGCGCTGCAAACGGCGGCCAACAAGCTCTGCTTCAAGGTGGCGCCGCTGCTCGCCGACAGGCTGCACCAGGCGCTCGGTCGCTGA
- a CDS encoding penicillin-binding protein activator LpoB: MRRSSASVGFFRLLPVALLVVAGCYTAGPATTVQRIDPKAQVDLSGYWNDTDANQVAEVMMRDCLSRPWAAQFSARERREPVIKLYPIRNRSSEHINTKFFTKQVEEELINSGVVKVVAASDETQDARNERAEQAEHASDETKKEQQQETGTDFLLNGWVVSQIDRAGGQTVRAYAVTMELINAETQQKVWLKLHQIKKVVDQAEYQW; the protein is encoded by the coding sequence ATGCGAAGGTCGTCTGCAAGCGTCGGCTTTTTTCGGCTGCTTCCCGTTGCGCTGCTGGTGGTGGCAGGGTGCTACACCGCCGGGCCTGCCACCACGGTGCAGCGAATCGATCCCAAGGCCCAGGTCGATCTCTCCGGCTACTGGAACGACACCGACGCCAACCAGGTGGCCGAGGTGATGATGCGCGATTGCCTCAGCCGACCATGGGCCGCGCAATTCAGCGCCCGCGAGCGGCGCGAGCCGGTGATCAAGCTCTACCCGATTCGCAATCGTTCGAGCGAGCACATCAACACCAAGTTCTTCACCAAGCAGGTCGAGGAGGAGCTGATCAACTCCGGCGTGGTGAAGGTGGTCGCGGCCTCTGATGAGACTCAGGACGCGCGCAATGAGCGCGCCGAGCAGGCGGAGCACGCCTCGGACGAGACCAAGAAGGAGCAGCAGCAAGAGACGGGGACCGACTTCCTGCTCAACGGTTGGGTTGTCTCGCAGATCGATCGCGCAGGCGGCCAGACCGTCCGCGCGTACGCCGTGACGATGGAGCTGATCAACGCCGAGACGCAGCAGAAGGTCTGGCTCAAGCTGCATCAGATCAAGAAGGTCGTGGACCAGGCCGAGTACCAATGGTGA
- a CDS encoding zf-HC2 domain-containing protein — translation MSCTELERFLDAYLDGELDEAARAPLAAHLQDCEPCRAEAAFGQRLRQRVREAAATDPAPERLRRQIRELVAQGAPHTAPRVGTQGASRPWWGLALAAAAGLALVVLPRLRPLTEAGAGTERGAVTMAALAEQSVQWHRSRAPLDVRGASSESIRDFFSDKVPFAVRLPRFHAQQAQLEGARLSSLGGQQAAYLSYRIGGDHVSVFVVDPSVVAALSRRDPSADPTRQPTLDPNGAGRVRVRWRGVRGYNFVLYARGDADYVITSEMDRSRLVRLIGQ, via the coding sequence ATGAGCTGCACCGAACTCGAGCGCTTCCTCGATGCCTACCTCGACGGTGAGCTCGACGAAGCTGCGCGCGCCCCGCTGGCGGCCCACCTGCAGGACTGCGAGCCCTGCAGGGCTGAGGCTGCCTTCGGCCAGCGCCTGCGCCAGCGCGTGCGCGAGGCGGCAGCGACCGATCCGGCCCCCGAGCGACTGCGGCGGCAGATCCGCGAGCTGGTAGCGCAGGGCGCGCCGCACACGGCGCCCCGCGTGGGGACCCAGGGAGCCTCGCGCCCCTGGTGGGGGCTCGCGCTGGCAGCCGCCGCGGGCCTGGCGCTCGTCGTGCTCCCCCGCCTGCGTCCGCTGACGGAGGCGGGCGCAGGCACCGAACGCGGCGCCGTGACCATGGCGGCGCTCGCCGAGCAGAGCGTGCAGTGGCATCGTAGCCGCGCGCCGCTCGACGTGCGCGGCGCCAGCAGCGAGAGCATTCGCGACTTCTTCAGCGATAAGGTTCCCTTCGCCGTGCGGCTGCCGCGCTTCCACGCGCAGCAGGCCCAGCTCGAGGGTGCACGCCTCTCGAGCCTCGGCGGTCAGCAGGCAGCCTACCTGAGCTATCGCATCGGCGGAGACCACGTCTCAGTCTTCGTCGTCGACCCGAGCGTGGTCGCGGCCCTCAGCCGCCGGGACCCGAGCGCTGACCCGACGCGCCAGCCGACCCTCGATCCGAATGGGGCCGGCCGTGTCCGGGTGCGCTGGCGCGGGGTGCGTGGCTACAACTTCGTCCTCTATGCGCGCGGCGACGCCGACTACGTCATCACCTCGGAGATGGACCGCAGCCGGCTCGTGCGCCTAATCGGCCAGTAG
- a CDS encoding VacB/RNase II family 3'-5' exoribonuclease, giving the protein MNRALGLDRASQPALRQLLRAMVRSGVVAQQGRRFLVNARSQAAAGERLGTLRVNANPRGGEERGLVLLDDTAEEPVYCDGDDMAEAIDGDRVALVLSAGRGRARGRVVRVIERVRRRVTGLVEGPPWRLRADDPRLALRPITIQLDGDGVGRATLETWAAAQPRPLVAADIVAYPDAAGAPLQVVVTRALGQAGELTTEVARVLVEQGVVEPFAAAVCAEAEALPDHVRRADLVDRVDLRDRPFVTIDPETARDFDDAVAMEPGPGGTTRVWVAVADVSHYVTAGSALDEEARRRAFSVYLPDRAIPMLPTALSAGICSLLPQQDRLAMVVRLDVDPTGSVVESDCMAAVIHSRARLDYAGAAAALAGELHGTREAYREHLPQLHALRRVAETLRARRMARGSLDLDLPEPKVVLDADDPALIRDIVISRQDPGVRETYGLIEELMLAANEAVAQRFVRAQQPTLWRVHPAPRLEALQQLAQWLASYSVKLPGAAPTASARESDEARLTASSARWLQRTLQAVGRHRAGRALTYLVLRALKQACYRAEHEGHFGLASAAYLHFTSPIRRYPDLIVHRQVKAQLRAAGKPAGGRLVAAAAAGYSAAELRDIGAGASARERAALDVSRQVQGLYGARLLRERIGDELEGQITGVMAFGVFVALDRPAVDGLVHVEQLPEPMVYDAERLRLDAPGSGRALALGDRVCVRVIGTDLRRGQINLQLVSREGTSWPAAASGRGAGARPRPARGGAPPRSERTRSERTRQAGAGRRRTRG; this is encoded by the coding sequence TTGAACCGCGCCCTCGGGCTCGACCGCGCATCGCAGCCGGCTTTGCGGCAGCTCCTCCGGGCGATGGTGCGGAGCGGCGTCGTCGCTCAGCAGGGCCGTCGCTTCCTCGTCAACGCGCGATCGCAGGCCGCTGCGGGGGAACGGCTCGGTACGCTGCGCGTCAACGCCAACCCCCGCGGGGGTGAGGAGCGCGGCCTGGTGCTGCTCGACGATACGGCCGAGGAGCCGGTCTATTGTGACGGCGACGACATGGCCGAGGCGATCGATGGCGATCGGGTCGCGCTGGTGCTCAGCGCCGGCCGCGGGCGGGCGCGGGGCCGGGTCGTGCGCGTGATCGAGCGCGTGCGCCGGCGGGTGACGGGGCTGGTCGAGGGTCCGCCCTGGCGCCTGCGCGCGGACGATCCGCGCTTGGCCCTGCGGCCAATCACGATCCAGCTCGACGGCGACGGGGTGGGGCGTGCGACGCTGGAGACCTGGGCCGCGGCGCAACCGCGACCGCTGGTGGCCGCCGACATCGTCGCCTATCCAGACGCCGCAGGCGCGCCACTGCAGGTCGTCGTCACGCGGGCGCTCGGGCAGGCCGGCGAGCTCACCACCGAGGTCGCGCGCGTCCTCGTCGAGCAGGGCGTCGTCGAGCCCTTTGCGGCGGCGGTCTGTGCCGAGGCCGAGGCGCTGCCCGATCACGTTCGGCGCGCCGACCTCGTCGATCGCGTCGATCTGCGCGACCGACCCTTCGTCACCATCGACCCGGAAACCGCGCGCGACTTCGACGACGCCGTGGCGATGGAGCCGGGACCGGGCGGCACGACCCGAGTCTGGGTCGCCGTCGCCGACGTCAGCCATTACGTCACTGCCGGATCGGCGCTCGACGAGGAGGCGCGGCGCCGCGCGTTCAGCGTCTACCTGCCGGATCGCGCGATTCCGATGCTCCCTACCGCGCTCTCGGCGGGCATCTGCTCCTTGCTGCCGCAGCAGGATCGCTTGGCGATGGTGGTCCGCCTGGACGTCGATCCGACCGGCAGCGTGGTCGAGAGCGACTGCATGGCCGCGGTGATCCACAGCCGCGCGCGCCTCGATTATGCGGGCGCGGCGGCGGCCCTGGCGGGTGAGCTCCACGGCACGCGCGAGGCCTACCGCGAGCATTTGCCGCAGCTCCATGCCTTGCGGCGCGTCGCCGAGACCCTGCGGGCGCGGCGGATGGCGCGCGGCAGCCTCGACCTCGACCTGCCGGAGCCCAAGGTGGTGCTCGATGCCGACGACCCGGCGCTGATCCGCGACATCGTGATCAGCCGCCAGGACCCGGGCGTGCGCGAGACCTACGGCTTGATCGAGGAGTTGATGTTGGCCGCCAACGAGGCGGTGGCGCAGCGCTTCGTGCGCGCGCAGCAGCCGACGCTCTGGCGCGTTCATCCGGCACCGCGCTTGGAGGCCCTGCAGCAGCTCGCGCAGTGGCTCGCCAGCTATAGCGTGAAGCTTCCTGGCGCCGCGCCGACGGCGAGCGCGCGCGAGAGCGATGAGGCCCGCTTGACGGCCTCGTCGGCGCGTTGGTTGCAACGCACGCTGCAGGCGGTCGGTCGGCATCGGGCGGGACGGGCGCTGACCTACCTCGTGCTGCGCGCGCTCAAGCAGGCCTGCTACCGCGCCGAACATGAGGGGCACTTCGGCCTGGCGAGCGCGGCCTATCTCCACTTCACCTCGCCGATTCGTCGCTACCCCGACCTGATCGTCCATCGGCAGGTCAAGGCCCAGCTTCGGGCGGCCGGCAAGCCAGCCGGAGGCCGACTCGTCGCTGCTGCTGCGGCCGGCTATTCTGCTGCTGAGCTGCGGGATATCGGCGCGGGCGCCTCGGCGCGCGAGCGCGCGGCCCTCGACGTTTCGAGGCAGGTTCAGGGGCTCTACGGGGCGCGGCTGCTGCGCGAGCGAATCGGTGACGAGCTCGAGGGGCAGATCACGGGGGTGATGGCCTTCGGCGTCTTCGTCGCGCTCGACCGACCGGCCGTCGACGGGCTGGTTCACGTCGAGCAGCTGCCCGAGCCGATGGTTTATGACGCGGAGCGGCTGCGGCTCGACGCACCAGGCAGCGGTCGCGCGCTGGCGCTCGGTGATCGCGTTTGCGTCAGGGTCATCGGCACCGATCTGCGGCGCGGCCAGATCAACCTGCAGCTCGTCTCCCGCGAGGGGACGAGCTGGCCCGCCGCGGCCAGCGGTCGCGGCGCTGGGGCGCGCCCGCGGCCCGCGCGCGGCGGGGCGCCGCCACGCTCCGAACGCACGCGCTCCGAGCGCACGCGCCAGGCGGGCGCGGGTCGCCGACGGACGCGCGGCTGA
- a CDS encoding sigma-70 family RNA polymerase sigma factor has protein sequence MPTASPPRPERDAFEHAALEHLDGLYGLALKLTRSGPDAEDLVQDTMVRALRFFERFEAGTNLRAWLFTVLTNTFYNRVRKERHDRSLASESAVGGHYDRFVSAATMAGRDTEQRLLDAVSARQLREALEALPEDFRLAVLLCDVHGFSYKEMAEILGCPIGTVMSRLYRGRQRLQQALHGLGVELGLLPLNPASVPEDAKALSPPADLQTFRRARRSEG, from the coding sequence ATGCCGACCGCCAGCCCACCCCGACCCGAGCGCGACGCCTTCGAGCATGCCGCGCTCGAGCACCTCGACGGCCTCTACGGCCTGGCGCTCAAGCTGACCCGCAGCGGACCTGACGCCGAGGACCTCGTGCAGGATACGATGGTGCGGGCCCTGCGCTTCTTCGAGCGCTTCGAGGCCGGTACCAACCTGCGCGCCTGGCTCTTCACTGTGCTGACCAATACCTTCTACAATCGCGTGCGCAAGGAGCGCCACGATCGGAGCCTCGCCAGCGAAAGCGCGGTCGGGGGACACTACGACCGCTTCGTCTCGGCCGCGACGATGGCCGGCCGCGACACCGAGCAGCGCCTGCTCGACGCCGTCTCGGCCAGGCAGCTGCGCGAGGCGCTCGAGGCGCTGCCAGAGGATTTCCGCCTCGCCGTCCTGCTCTGCGATGTCCACGGCTTCAGCTACAAGGAGATGGCCGAGATCCTCGGCTGCCCCATCGGCACGGTGATGAGCCGCCTCTACCGCGGGCGCCAGCGACTGCAGCAGGCGCTGCACGGATTGGGCGTTGAGCTCGGCCTCTTGCCCTTGAACCCAGCCTCCGTCCCAGAGGACGCCAAAGCGCTCAGCCCGCCCGCCGACCTACAGACCTTTCGCCGCGCAAGGAGGTCGGAGGGATGA